In a genomic window of Sporosarcina trichiuri:
- a CDS encoding DUF2627 domain-containing protein, whose translation MARLAAFIVLIVPGIAAALGIKLMRDAIFGVLFNPFPYIWLQFIAGLVLLAAGIGFFAGFLFRRDQRKGRIPKKKQ comes from the coding sequence ATGGCACGTTTAGCCGCCTTCATAGTCCTGATCGTACCGGGCATTGCAGCAGCTCTCGGCATTAAACTGATGCGTGATGCTATCTTTGGTGTACTATTCAATCCCTTCCCATACATATGGCTGCAATTTATTGCAGGTTTGGTCCTTCTGGCTGCGGGTATCGGCTTCTTTGCTGGATTCCTGTTCCGCCGTGATCAGCGTAAAGGACGCATTCCGAAGAAAAAACAATGA
- a CDS encoding sigma 54-interacting transcriptional regulator, producing MTLQNIVVIDPNDQQLNILQKIIQSDFCRITAIASREDSAEARSFAARHSIAYDTDPSAVLTDDVQTAFVFSGMDAAESAQRFPGITVFPEEISTLYFRLIEREITHLQTILSKSFTYEAIFHSVEEGMIGIDRNGIIQLFNDSASKMLGIPLGKAAGKPISSVIPSSRLLEVANSGHGEVNVKLQLPNGLDILSSRYPITLADGTTAGAFAVFKEITDVIETAEEITDLKRVKTMLEAIIHSSDDAISVVDSNGLGILVNPAYTRLTGLSEKEVIGKPATADISSGESIHMKVLETERPVRGVKMKIGENNRDVIVNVAPIIVDEEVKGSVGVIHDITEMRSLMRQLDQAKAMIRDLESSYTFDDIIGGDEDLTIAVSQAKIAAGCEIPVMLRGEPGTGKGLFAHAIHTGSNRHESDFIRVSCSSLDMDSVELALIHSKLQTDELSGTLFLDEITDLKPEIQESLLEYLESGRVTAAGQPRQLGMRIIASSSANLERAVHGGTLSEELYFQLTRISIRIPSLRARSGDIPEMTEVLLAMLNQEFGMAVHSLTGSALKRLQSYEWPGNVRELENVLSRAMILSEPGSDILDEEDIIRALSSGSELTAAQTLPEKRTLASLMEAHEKLLLETALKENGGQKVAAADKLGISLRSLYYKLEKYKLI from the coding sequence ATGACTTTGCAAAACATCGTTGTGATAGATCCGAATGACCAGCAGCTGAACATTTTGCAAAAGATCATCCAATCGGACTTCTGCCGGATCACTGCTATTGCCAGCCGGGAAGATTCGGCTGAGGCACGGAGTTTTGCTGCACGCCATTCCATTGCGTATGACACCGATCCTTCGGCTGTTTTAACAGATGACGTACAGACCGCGTTTGTTTTCTCGGGAATGGATGCCGCCGAATCAGCACAGCGGTTTCCTGGTATTACTGTCTTTCCTGAAGAGATCAGCACATTATATTTCCGGCTGATCGAGAGGGAGATTACACATTTGCAGACGATCCTGTCAAAAAGTTTTACATACGAGGCGATTTTCCATTCTGTCGAGGAAGGAATGATCGGAATCGACAGGAACGGAATAATTCAGCTCTTTAATGACAGCGCTTCCAAAATGCTCGGTATCCCTTTAGGAAAAGCGGCAGGGAAACCGATCTCGTCAGTAATTCCGTCTTCGCGGCTTTTGGAAGTTGCGAACAGCGGACACGGGGAAGTGAACGTCAAGCTGCAGCTGCCGAACGGGCTGGATATTTTAAGCTCCCGTTATCCGATCACCCTGGCAGATGGCACCACTGCCGGCGCATTCGCCGTGTTCAAGGAGATTACAGATGTTATTGAAACCGCTGAAGAGATCACGGACTTGAAGCGTGTGAAAACGATGCTTGAAGCGATTATCCATTCCAGTGACGATGCTATTTCGGTTGTCGACTCGAATGGCCTCGGTATTCTGGTCAACCCTGCGTACACCCGGCTTACCGGCCTGTCGGAAAAAGAAGTGATCGGCAAGCCGGCGACAGCTGACATAAGTTCAGGTGAAAGCATCCATATGAAAGTGCTCGAGACCGAGCGGCCGGTGCGCGGAGTCAAGATGAAAATCGGAGAGAATAACCGTGATGTCATTGTCAATGTCGCTCCGATCATCGTCGACGAAGAAGTGAAGGGAAGCGTCGGGGTCATCCACGATATCACCGAAATGCGCAGCTTGATGAGACAGCTGGATCAGGCGAAAGCGATGATCCGTGACCTTGAATCCTCTTATACATTCGATGACATTATCGGCGGGGACGAAGATCTGACAATTGCAGTCAGCCAGGCAAAGATAGCTGCCGGCTGTGAAATCCCTGTCATGCTGCGCGGGGAGCCGGGAACAGGCAAAGGGCTGTTCGCCCATGCTATCCATACTGGCAGCAACCGGCATGAAAGCGATTTCATCCGTGTGTCATGCAGTTCACTTGATATGGATTCTGTCGAATTGGCTCTCATCCATTCCAAATTACAGACTGATGAATTGTCAGGCACCCTGTTCCTGGATGAAATCACGGACCTGAAACCGGAAATCCAAGAGAGTCTGCTGGAATATCTCGAGTCAGGCAGGGTCACGGCAGCTGGACAGCCGAGACAGCTTGGCATGAGGATCATCGCCTCGTCATCTGCGAACCTGGAGCGGGCGGTCCACGGCGGTACGCTGAGTGAGGAACTCTATTTCCAGCTGACCCGGATATCCATCCGCATCCCGAGCCTGCGGGCACGCTCCGGTGATATCCCAGAAATGACGGAAGTGCTGCTTGCCATGCTGAACCAGGAGTTCGGGATGGCTGTCCATTCCCTGACCGGCAGCGCCCTGAAGCGCCTCCAGTCCTACGAATGGCCAGGGAATGTCCGGGAGCTGGAGAACGTGCTGAGCCGTGCAATGATCCTGTCCGAACCCGGATCTGATATTCTGGATGAAGAGGATATCATCCGCGCCCTGTCCTCAGGGAGTGAACTGACAGCAGCACAGACACTTCCTGAAAAGCGGACACTCGCTTCCCTCATGGAAGCCCATGAAAAATTACTGCTGGAAACGGCTTTGAAAGAGAACGGCGGCCAAAAAGTCGCCGCTGCCGATAAGCTCGGCATCTCGCTGCGATCGCTTTACTACAAACTGGAGAAGTACAAACTGATTTGA
- a CDS encoding Leu/Phe/Val dehydrogenase, with amino-acid sequence MEIMKYMETYDYEQLVICQDKTTGLKAFIAIHDTTLGPALGGTRMWTYDSEEEAIEDALRLARGMTYKNAAAGLNLGGGKAVIMGNPKTDKNDEMFRAFGRFIEGLNGRYITAEDVGTTEEDMDLIHLETDYVTGVSAEFGSSGNPSPITALGVYKGMKAAAKEAFGSDSLKDKTVAVQGVGNVAYTMCEYLHKEGAKLIVTDINQDAVQRAVDNFGATAVDIDEIYSQDADIFSPCALGAVINDDTIPQLKAKVIAGSANNQLKNPEHGDRIHEMGIVYAPDYVINSGGVINVADELDGYNRERALKKVDTIYQTIEKIFAISKRDSIPSYVAADRLAEERIERVAKARNQFLQNEKSVLSRRK; translated from the coding sequence ATGGAAATCATGAAATATATGGAAACTTATGACTACGAACAGCTTGTGATCTGCCAGGACAAGACAACAGGCTTGAAAGCATTCATCGCCATCCATGACACGACACTCGGACCGGCACTCGGCGGAACACGTATGTGGACATATGACAGCGAAGAAGAAGCGATCGAAGACGCACTCCGTCTTGCGCGCGGCATGACATACAAGAATGCTGCAGCCGGACTGAACCTCGGCGGCGGCAAGGCCGTCATCATGGGCAATCCGAAAACCGACAAGAACGATGAGATGTTCCGCGCATTCGGCCGTTTCATCGAAGGGCTGAACGGGCGCTATATAACAGCGGAGGACGTCGGCACAACAGAAGAGGACATGGACCTCATCCATCTGGAAACGGACTATGTCACGGGTGTCTCCGCTGAATTCGGTTCCTCAGGCAACCCATCGCCGATCACTGCACTCGGCGTCTACAAAGGCATGAAGGCAGCAGCGAAAGAAGCATTCGGCAGCGATTCCCTGAAGGATAAAACGGTTGCTGTCCAAGGCGTCGGAAATGTCGCGTACACAATGTGCGAATACCTCCACAAAGAAGGCGCGAAACTGATCGTCACAGACATCAACCAGGACGCGGTCCAGCGCGCAGTCGACAACTTCGGCGCAACAGCAGTCGACATCGATGAGATCTACAGCCAGGACGCGGACATCTTCTCGCCATGCGCACTCGGCGCGGTCATCAACGACGACACGATTCCGCAGCTGAAAGCGAAAGTGATCGCAGGATCGGCGAACAACCAGCTGAAAAATCCGGAACACGGAGACAGAATCCATGAGATGGGTATCGTCTACGCACCGGACTATGTCATCAACTCAGGCGGCGTCATCAACGTCGCGGACGAACTGGATGGCTACAACCGTGAACGTGCTCTTAAGAAAGTCGACACGATCTACCAGACAATCGAAAAGATCTTTGCAATTTCCAAGCGGGACAGCATTCCGTCATACGTGGCAGCTGACCGTCTGGCCGAAGAACGGATCGAGCGTGTCGCGAAAGCGCGCAATCAGTTCCTGCAAAATGAAAAAAGCGTTCTGTCGCGGCGCAAGTAA
- the lpdA gene encoding dihydrolipoyl dehydrogenase, whose product MAQEYDVVILGGGTGGYVAAIRSAQLGLKTALVEKGKLGGTCLHRGCIPSKALLKSAEVFQLAKEKAGDFGVRTERVSLDFQAVQQRKQSIVDQLYKGVQGLMKKGKIDVYEGTGRMLGPSIFSPMPGTISVEMNNGEENEMLILKNLVLATGSRPRTLPGLELDEQQVLSSDGALAMESLPASMLIIGGGVIGIEWASMLNDFGVEVTVVEYADRILPTEDADISKEMKKLLEKKGIRFVTGAKVLPDTIEKSENSVTISAETGGDQQTFTAEKMLVSVGRQANTEGIGIENTDIEIEKGYIKTLPTFQTKESHIYAIGDCIGGLQLAHVASHEGIAAVEHIANQSPAPMDYEKISRCIYSSPEAASVGITEQQAKDRGYSVKIGKFPFQAVGKALVNGKADGFVKIVADEATDDVLGVHMIGAGVTDMISEAGLAMVLDATPWEIAETVHPHPSLSEVIGEAALAVDGKAIHM is encoded by the coding sequence ATGGCTCAAGAATATGACGTAGTGATACTCGGAGGAGGGACCGGCGGATATGTCGCCGCAATCCGTTCCGCCCAGCTCGGTCTGAAAACGGCGCTTGTTGAAAAGGGGAAACTCGGCGGCACTTGCCTGCACAGAGGCTGCATTCCGAGCAAAGCACTTCTGAAAAGTGCGGAAGTGTTCCAGCTGGCAAAAGAGAAAGCCGGAGATTTCGGTGTGCGCACGGAACGTGTCTCACTCGATTTCCAGGCGGTCCAGCAGCGGAAACAGTCGATCGTCGACCAGTTGTACAAAGGTGTGCAGGGTCTCATGAAGAAAGGCAAGATCGATGTCTACGAAGGGACCGGCCGGATGCTCGGACCGTCCATCTTCTCGCCGATGCCGGGAACCATCTCGGTGGAGATGAACAACGGAGAGGAAAATGAGATGCTCATCCTCAAAAATCTGGTACTTGCCACCGGGTCCCGCCCGCGTACGCTGCCGGGCCTTGAACTGGATGAACAGCAGGTGCTGTCATCGGATGGGGCGCTTGCCATGGAATCACTTCCCGCGTCGATGCTGATCATCGGCGGGGGTGTCATCGGAATCGAATGGGCATCCATGCTGAATGATTTCGGTGTGGAAGTGACTGTCGTCGAATACGCTGACCGGATCCTGCCGACGGAGGATGCGGACATTTCGAAAGAGATGAAGAAACTGCTCGAGAAAAAGGGCATCCGTTTCGTCACCGGGGCAAAAGTGCTGCCGGATACAATCGAGAAGTCCGAAAACAGTGTTACGATCTCCGCGGAAACAGGCGGCGATCAGCAGACATTCACGGCGGAGAAAATGCTGGTCTCCGTCGGCCGTCAGGCAAATACGGAAGGCATCGGGATCGAGAATACGGATATCGAAATCGAGAAGGGCTATATTAAGACACTGCCCACGTTCCAGACGAAAGAAAGTCATATCTATGCGATCGGCGACTGCATCGGCGGTCTCCAGCTTGCCCATGTCGCTTCCCACGAAGGGATTGCGGCAGTCGAACATATTGCCAACCAGTCACCTGCACCGATGGATTATGAAAAGATTTCCCGCTGCATCTACTCGAGTCCCGAAGCGGCAAGCGTCGGAATCACCGAGCAGCAGGCGAAAGACCGCGGCTACTCAGTGAAAATCGGGAAGTTCCCATTCCAGGCGGTCGGCAAGGCGCTAGTCAACGGCAAAGCGGACGGATTCGTCAAAATCGTCGCAGACGAAGCGACAGATGATGTCCTCGGCGTCCATATGATCGGCGCCGGTGTGACGGACATGATTTCCGAGGCGGGGCTTGCGATGGTGCTGGATGCGACGCCTTGGGAGATCGCGGAAACAGTCCATCCGCACCCATCCCTATCAGAAGTGATCGGGGAAGCGGCATTGGCGGTAGACGGAAAAGCAATCCACATGTAA
- a CDS encoding alpha-ketoacid dehydrogenase subunit beta, with translation MAVISYIDAITSAMAEEMERDENVFVMGEDVGRKGGVFKATTGLYDKYGEYRALDTPLAESAIAGVAIGAAMYGMRPIAEMQFADFIMPAVNQIVSEAAKIRYRSNNDWSCPLVVRAPFGGGVHGALYHSQSVESMFAGTPGLKIVIPSTPYDAKGLLKAAIRDEDPVLFFEHKRAYRLIKGEVPEEEYVLEIGKADVKREGEDITIITYGLCVHFALQAAERLAEDGISAHILDLRTIYPLDRDAIIEAAKKTGKVLLVTEDNKEGSIMSEVAAIISENCLFDLDAPIQRLAGPDVPAMPYAPTMEKFFMVNPDKVEKAARDLAEF, from the coding sequence ATGGCGGTCATTTCATATATCGACGCAATTACCAGCGCCATGGCAGAAGAGATGGAACGTGACGAGAACGTTTTCGTCATGGGTGAAGATGTCGGCCGCAAAGGCGGCGTATTCAAAGCAACGACCGGGCTGTATGACAAATATGGTGAATACCGCGCTCTTGATACGCCGCTGGCCGAATCGGCGATTGCCGGCGTAGCGATCGGTGCTGCCATGTACGGAATGCGGCCGATCGCAGAGATGCAGTTTGCGGACTTCATCATGCCTGCGGTCAATCAGATTGTCTCCGAAGCAGCCAAGATCCGCTACCGGTCCAATAATGATTGGTCGTGTCCGCTTGTCGTCCGTGCACCTTTCGGCGGCGGTGTCCACGGCGCGCTTTATCACTCGCAGTCAGTGGAATCCATGTTTGCCGGCACACCGGGACTTAAAATCGTCATTCCGTCGACTCCATATGATGCAAAAGGATTGCTGAAAGCGGCAATCCGCGACGAGGATCCTGTCCTGTTCTTCGAGCATAAGCGGGCGTACCGCCTCATCAAAGGAGAAGTGCCGGAAGAGGAATATGTTCTTGAAATCGGCAAGGCGGACGTCAAGCGTGAAGGCGAAGACATTACAATCATCACATACGGACTCTGCGTCCACTTTGCGCTGCAGGCTGCTGAACGGCTTGCAGAAGACGGAATTTCAGCGCACATCCTCGACTTGCGGACGATCTATCCGCTCGACAGGGACGCGATCATCGAAGCAGCGAAGAAAACAGGGAAAGTCCTTCTCGTCACAGAAGACAACAAAGAGGGCAGCATCATGAGCGAAGTGGCTGCCATCATCTCCGAGAACTGCCTGTTCGATCTCGACGCGCCGATCCAGCGGCTTGCCGGCCCGGATGTCCCGGCGATGCCGTATGCGCCGACAATGGAGAAGTTCTTCATGGTCAATCCGGATAAAGTCGAAAAAGCAGCACGCGATCTCGCTGAATTTTAA
- a CDS encoding dihydrolipoamide acetyltransferase family protein has translation MAIESIKMPQLGESVTEGTIEKWLVKPGDHVEKYDSLAEVNTDKVTAEVPSSFSGIIKEIITEEGQTVAVGEVVCTIETEGGAQADEPAAVPAAEEPASEMPAAGSQKPSTPLKKEKGAASGRYSPAVLRLSQEHDIDLSLVDGSGRDGRITRKDIQAIIDSGEKPQPKTEESSASQPEPAPSAPAQQAAKAPAASGTANVPTAPGDVEIPVTGVRRAIANNMLKSVHEAPHAWTMVEVDVTQLVQYRDSLKADFKKKEGFNLTYFAFFVKAVSQALKEFPMMNSMWAGDKIVQKKDVNISIAVATEDALFVPVIKQADEKTIKGIGREISELAGKVRSGKLTSAEMQGGTFTVNNTGSFGSVQSMGIINHPQAAILQVESIVKRPVVMENGMIAVRDIVNLCLSLDHRVLDGLVAGNFLARVKEILESVSPDNTSVY, from the coding sequence GTGGCAATCGAATCGATCAAAATGCCCCAGCTCGGTGAAAGTGTCACCGAGGGGACTATCGAGAAATGGCTTGTGAAACCAGGAGACCATGTAGAGAAATATGACTCGCTTGCGGAAGTGAACACTGACAAAGTGACAGCGGAAGTGCCATCTTCCTTCAGCGGCATCATCAAGGAGATCATCACCGAAGAAGGACAGACGGTCGCTGTCGGTGAAGTGGTCTGTACGATCGAAACCGAAGGCGGTGCCCAGGCGGATGAACCGGCAGCAGTGCCGGCAGCAGAAGAACCGGCCAGCGAAATGCCGGCTGCGGGTTCACAGAAGCCGTCGACGCCTTTGAAAAAGGAGAAAGGCGCGGCATCCGGACGCTATTCACCGGCCGTCCTCCGTCTTTCACAGGAGCACGATATCGATCTGTCGCTCGTAGACGGTTCGGGGCGTGACGGGCGGATCACACGCAAAGATATCCAGGCCATCATCGACAGCGGTGAAAAACCGCAGCCGAAAACAGAAGAATCGTCAGCGTCACAGCCAGAACCGGCTCCATCCGCCCCTGCACAGCAGGCTGCAAAAGCACCGGCCGCCAGCGGCACTGCGAACGTACCGACGGCTCCGGGAGATGTCGAAATCCCGGTAACCGGTGTCCGCCGGGCGATCGCAAACAATATGCTGAAATCCGTGCACGAAGCTCCGCATGCATGGACGATGGTCGAAGTCGATGTGACTCAGCTGGTGCAGTACCGTGACTCGCTGAAAGCCGACTTCAAGAAAAAAGAAGGCTTCAACCTGACATACTTCGCATTCTTCGTCAAAGCGGTATCCCAGGCGCTCAAAGAATTCCCGATGATGAATTCCATGTGGGCCGGCGATAAGATCGTCCAGAAAAAGGACGTCAACATCTCGATCGCTGTCGCGACGGAAGATGCGCTGTTCGTGCCGGTCATCAAACAGGCTGACGAGAAGACCATCAAAGGCATCGGCCGCGAAATCTCAGAACTTGCAGGAAAAGTGCGGTCCGGAAAACTGACGTCCGCTGAAATGCAGGGCGGCACATTCACTGTCAACAACACCGGATCGTTCGGTTCGGTCCAGTCGATGGGCATCATCAACCATCCTCAGGCAGCGATCCTGCAGGTGGAATCAATCGTCAAACGTCCGGTCGTCATGGAAAACGGTATGATCGCAGTGCGTGATATTGTCAACCTGTGTCTGTCGCTCGACCACCGGGTGCTCGATGGACTCGTCGCCGGAAACTTCCTGGCACGCGTCAAAGAGATCCTTGAATCTGTTTCCCCGGATAACACATCCGTTTACTGA
- a CDS encoding bifunctional enoyl-CoA hydratase/phosphate acetyltransferase, with protein sequence MKTLAEVVRRAAELPGRPCTAVACAADQDVLEAVEHAVSRGLAAFKLFDDGQELNEMVRKHTPELIGHPDVEFIQAAGRDNAAAMAVQSVSSGEAQVLMKGNLPTASLMKAALKKEGGLRSGNVLSHVAAFEIPGYDKLIYLTDSAMSLLPDLETKAQIIRNAVTVARACGLELPVAVPLAAVEAVNPAMQATLDAAALTMMNQRGQLDNCIVDGPMALDNAISTEAALHKGLTGPAAGKADILVAPNLESANMLYKSLTYFAKAKVGGMIQGAAAPIVMTSRADSAETKLNSLALALLVSKNQTENGGN encoded by the coding sequence ATGAAAACGCTCGCTGAAGTGGTCAGACGTGCAGCGGAGCTGCCGGGCAGGCCATGCACTGCGGTTGCTTGTGCAGCCGACCAGGATGTTCTGGAAGCTGTGGAACACGCCGTATCCAGAGGGCTGGCTGCATTCAAGCTGTTCGATGACGGACAGGAACTCAATGAAATGGTCCGCAAGCATACACCCGAACTGATCGGCCATCCTGATGTGGAGTTCATCCAGGCAGCAGGACGGGACAATGCGGCCGCGATGGCTGTGCAATCCGTCTCATCCGGCGAGGCGCAGGTTCTCATGAAAGGGAATCTCCCGACGGCTTCCCTCATGAAGGCCGCTCTCAAGAAAGAAGGCGGGCTGCGCAGCGGAAATGTACTGTCGCATGTAGCGGCATTCGAGATACCCGGGTATGACAAGTTGATCTACCTTACGGATTCGGCGATGAGTCTTCTGCCGGACCTGGAGACGAAAGCGCAGATCATCCGGAATGCAGTTACAGTCGCCCGGGCGTGCGGACTTGAGCTGCCGGTCGCCGTTCCGCTCGCTGCCGTGGAAGCCGTCAATCCTGCCATGCAGGCGACTTTGGATGCTGCTGCCTTGACGATGATGAATCAGCGAGGGCAGCTGGACAATTGCATAGTGGACGGGCCGATGGCACTCGACAACGCAATTTCAACAGAAGCGGCCCTGCATAAAGGGCTGACAGGACCGGCCGCAGGGAAAGCGGATATCCTGGTCGCACCGAACCTCGAATCCGCGAATATGCTCTACAAGTCGCTCACCTATTTCGCGAAAGCGAAAGTAGGCGGCATGATCCAAGGGGCAGCCGCTCCGATTGTCATGACATCCAGGGCGGACAGTGCCGAAACAAAACTGAACTCGCTGGCACTCGCCTTGCTTGTCAGCAAAAATCAAACCGAAAACGGAGGAAACTAA
- the buk gene encoding butyrate kinase, which translates to MAASGMTILTINPGSTSTKIGVFDDGRLIMEETLRHSTEELAPFPNVTAQYGFRKELIIRSLADHGISTAALAAVVGRGGLLRPIAGGTYRVDGQMLEDLKRGVSGQHASNLGGILANEIASAEGIPAFIVDPVVVDELQPVARLSGFKLLERHSIFHALNQKAVARRYAKDTGRNYSDLKLIVVHMGGGITVGAHEYGNVIDVNNGLHGDGPFSPERAGTVPAGDLVDICFSGKYYRQEVMEMLVGQGGMTGYLGTNDAVQVEKRIAAGDEEAKRVYDAMAYQVAKEVGSAAAVLRGKADAIILTGGLAYGRGFVEEIRNYIEWIAEVAVYPGEDELQALAEGAIRVLTGEEEAKTYPSIEQEAAHDGSRI; encoded by the coding sequence ATGGCTGCTTCAGGAATGACAATATTGACGATCAATCCAGGATCGACGTCAACAAAAATCGGGGTGTTTGATGACGGCCGGCTGATAATGGAAGAAACCCTGCGTCATTCGACTGAAGAACTTGCACCGTTTCCCAATGTCACCGCGCAGTACGGCTTCCGGAAAGAACTGATCATCCGGTCGCTCGCCGACCATGGAATCAGCACAGCAGCCCTTGCTGCAGTTGTCGGGCGCGGCGGACTGCTCCGCCCGATCGCCGGCGGTACGTACCGTGTCGACGGACAGATGCTGGAAGATCTGAAGCGGGGCGTTTCCGGCCAGCACGCCTCGAATCTCGGCGGCATCCTCGCGAACGAGATCGCCTCGGCAGAAGGGATCCCCGCGTTCATCGTGGACCCGGTCGTCGTGGACGAACTGCAGCCGGTCGCCCGGCTGTCTGGATTCAAACTGCTGGAACGGCATTCGATCTTCCATGCGCTGAACCAGAAAGCGGTCGCCAGGCGCTATGCCAAGGATACAGGCAGGAATTACAGTGATCTGAAACTGATCGTCGTCCATATGGGCGGCGGTATCACTGTCGGTGCCCATGAGTACGGCAATGTGATCGATGTCAACAACGGCCTGCACGGGGACGGACCATTCAGTCCGGAACGGGCAGGGACCGTCCCGGCCGGGGACCTTGTCGATATTTGTTTTTCCGGCAAGTATTACCGTCAGGAAGTGATGGAGATGCTCGTAGGCCAAGGCGGTATGACAGGGTATTTGGGCACGAATGATGCAGTGCAGGTTGAGAAACGGATTGCAGCAGGTGATGAGGAAGCGAAACGTGTCTACGATGCGATGGCCTATCAGGTCGCAAAAGAAGTCGGCAGTGCCGCTGCGGTGCTTCGCGGGAAAGCGGATGCCATCATCCTGACGGGCGGACTTGCATACGGCAGAGGATTTGTGGAAGAGATCAGGAACTATATCGAGTGGATCGCAGAAGTCGCCGTCTATCCGGGGGAAGACGAATTGCAGGCCCTTGCAGAAGGGGCAATCCGTGTTCTCACCGGTGAAGAGGAAGCGAAGACGTATCCCAGTATAGAACAGGAGGCAGCACACGATGGCTCAAGAATATGA
- a CDS encoding thiamine pyrophosphate-dependent dehydrogenase E1 component subunit alpha: MATNRHEELGLTNDDVLKMYETMLMARKIDERMWLLNRAGKVPFVISCQGQEAAQIGAAFALDEDKDWIAPYYRDMGVVLHFGMTPKDLMLSAFAKAEDPNSGGRQMPGHFGQHKNRILTGSSPVTTQLPHAVGVALAAKIKGEDFITFSTLGEGSSNQGDFHEGMNFAGVHKLPTVIMVENNKYAISVPLEKQIACEHVSDRAAGYGMPGVTVDGTDPLEVYKVMKEAADRARRGDGPSLVEAVCYRLTAHSSDDDHRLYRDAEELETERRLDPLPKFEAYLKETGVLTDESRDEIETRIMKEVNEATDYAEQAPYAEPEYALRHVYAEQGGND; this comes from the coding sequence ATGGCAACGAACCGGCACGAAGAGCTCGGTCTCACAAATGATGATGTGCTCAAGATGTATGAAACTATGCTGATGGCGAGAAAGATCGACGAACGGATGTGGCTGCTGAACCGGGCAGGGAAAGTCCCGTTCGTCATCAGCTGCCAGGGCCAGGAAGCGGCGCAGATCGGCGCAGCGTTCGCGCTCGACGAAGACAAGGACTGGATTGCGCCGTATTATCGTGATATGGGCGTCGTTCTCCATTTCGGCATGACGCCGAAAGATCTTATGCTGTCGGCGTTCGCCAAGGCGGAAGATCCGAATTCAGGCGGCCGGCAGATGCCCGGACACTTCGGGCAGCACAAAAACCGTATACTGACCGGCTCCTCCCCTGTTACGACACAGCTGCCCCATGCTGTAGGGGTCGCGCTTGCCGCGAAGATAAAAGGCGAAGATTTCATTACATTCTCGACACTCGGCGAAGGTTCTTCCAACCAGGGGGACTTCCATGAAGGCATGAACTTTGCAGGCGTGCATAAGCTGCCGACAGTCATCATGGTCGAAAACAACAAGTATGCGATTTCCGTGCCGCTTGAGAAGCAGATCGCCTGTGAGCATGTATCCGACCGTGCAGCGGGCTATGGCATGCCGGGCGTCACGGTGGACGGCACAGATCCGCTCGAGGTCTACAAAGTCATGAAGGAAGCAGCCGACCGTGCGCGGCGCGGAGACGGTCCGAGCCTTGTCGAAGCTGTCTGCTACCGTCTCACAGCCCACTCGTCCGATGACGACCACCGGCTGTATCGTGATGCTGAAGAACTGGAGACGGAACGCAGACTTGATCCGCTGCCGAAATTCGAGGCGTACCTGAAAGAGACAGGAGTCCTGACAGACGAAAGCCGGGATGAGATCGAGACGCGTATCATGAAAGAAGTGAACGAAGCGACAGACTATGCGGAACAGGCGCCGTATGCGGAGCCTGAGTATGCGCTCCGTCATGTCTATGCGGAACAAGGAGGGAACGACTGA